One window of Armatimonadota bacterium genomic DNA carries:
- a CDS encoding bifunctional (p)ppGpp synthetase/guanosine-3',5'-bis(diphosphate) 3'-pyrophosphohydrolase produces the protein MAATASQLAPIASAPIDQGMDVYPEEIRISLEEGYTRLVNAILSYSPMEDVETLRAAFEFASVAHSKQIRETGDPYIVHPLEVAEILASLELDMATIIAGLLHDTVEDTGVTLEDVRKRFGDEIAQLVDGVTKLKRADFEHLQRDSGAAPQPDEPKAEGEDGKAEGKRRGLTDAQRQAENLRKILLAVARDFRVMIIKLADRLHNMKTLSVKSPEKQRRIATETLQIYAPLAHRLGVGRIKWQLEDLAFKYLYPEEFAQVADMVARTRKEREGELADVMDQLKGRLAEEGIHAQIQGRPKHLFSIWNKMRKQELSFEQLYDLVAIRVIVETVAECYQALGIVHELWIPLPGLFSDYIARPKSNMYQSLHTKVLGPIGAPLEVQIRTFEMHRTADYGVAAHWQYKEGGGKARDDFERKMAFMSRQLFEWDKDNQSEFEFLRSVVDDLFFDQVFVFTPKGDVIDLPAGATIVDFAFRVHTRLGEHCAGGRINGKIAPLSTQLKNGDIVDVTQRASVQPSLDWLSFVKTSHAKAKIRSFFRKAHYTENAQKGRESLEREVQRLGLEPHTVLKPEMLEKVAKAMNYVSVEDLYAAIGGGQAAAQTVVNRLRDQIPVNEDKIFIGKASEARLDITAGGVDEVLISRARCCSPLPGEDVVGYVTQGRGVMLHIRTCKNLISLTEKSPERVTEISWRGSAGERYPVPVRIDAFDRVGLLQDISSIFSANNTNIREASIKSRANHRAVLELQPDVESAQQLESLLANVRKLGDVLDVYRITSAADAPPDTAQLPLSSQRPA, from the coding sequence ATGGCGGCAACCGCATCACAACTTGCGCCCATTGCGTCCGCGCCGATTGATCAGGGCATGGACGTTTACCCCGAGGAGATCAGAATCTCGCTCGAGGAGGGATACACGCGGCTCGTCAACGCCATCCTTTCATACAGCCCGATGGAGGATGTTGAGACGCTGAGGGCGGCATTCGAGTTCGCGTCCGTCGCCCACTCGAAGCAGATCCGCGAAACCGGCGACCCCTACATCGTCCACCCCCTTGAGGTCGCCGAGATCCTCGCCAGCCTGGAGCTGGATATGGCGACGATCATCGCCGGGCTCCTTCACGACACCGTGGAAGACACCGGCGTCACCCTGGAAGACGTGAGGAAGCGCTTCGGCGACGAGATCGCGCAGCTCGTGGACGGCGTCACCAAGTTGAAACGCGCGGATTTCGAGCACCTCCAGCGCGACAGCGGCGCCGCACCACAGCCGGACGAGCCGAAGGCGGAGGGCGAAGACGGCAAGGCGGAAGGTAAGCGGCGCGGCCTCACCGATGCCCAGCGCCAGGCGGAGAACCTGCGCAAGATCCTCCTTGCCGTGGCGCGTGATTTCCGCGTGATGATCATCAAGCTCGCCGATCGCCTTCACAATATGAAGACGCTGAGCGTGAAATCGCCGGAGAAACAGCGCCGGATCGCCACGGAAACCCTCCAGATTTACGCCCCCCTGGCCCATCGCCTGGGCGTCGGCCGCATCAAATGGCAGCTTGAAGACCTCGCATTCAAATACCTCTACCCGGAGGAGTTTGCGCAAGTCGCGGATATGGTTGCCCGCACGCGCAAGGAGCGCGAAGGCGAACTCGCCGACGTGATGGACCAGTTGAAGGGTCGTCTCGCCGAGGAGGGTATCCACGCCCAGATACAGGGGCGGCCGAAGCACTTGTTCAGCATCTGGAACAAGATGCGCAAGCAGGAGCTGAGTTTCGAGCAGTTGTACGACCTCGTGGCGATCCGCGTCATCGTGGAAACTGTCGCGGAGTGCTACCAGGCGCTGGGCATCGTGCATGAACTCTGGATTCCCCTGCCCGGCCTGTTTTCCGATTACATCGCGCGTCCCAAATCGAACATGTACCAGAGCCTTCATACGAAGGTCCTCGGGCCCATCGGGGCGCCGCTGGAAGTGCAGATTCGAACTTTCGAGATGCACCGCACGGCGGATTACGGCGTTGCCGCACACTGGCAGTACAAGGAAGGCGGCGGGAAAGCGCGGGACGATTTCGAGCGCAAGATGGCCTTCATGTCCCGCCAGTTATTTGAGTGGGACAAGGACAACCAGAGCGAATTTGAGTTCCTTCGGAGCGTGGTCGATGACCTGTTCTTTGACCAGGTGTTCGTCTTCACCCCGAAGGGCGACGTGATCGACTTGCCTGCCGGCGCGACCATCGTCGATTTTGCGTTTCGCGTTCACACCCGTTTGGGTGAGCACTGCGCGGGCGGCCGTATCAACGGCAAGATCGCCCCTCTGAGCACGCAGCTCAAGAACGGCGACATAGTGGACGTTACGCAGAGGGCCAGCGTGCAGCCGAGCCTGGACTGGCTGTCTTTCGTCAAGACGTCGCATGCCAAGGCGAAGATACGCTCTTTCTTCCGCAAGGCGCACTACACCGAGAATGCCCAGAAAGGCCGCGAATCGCTGGAGCGCGAGGTGCAGCGCCTGGGCCTGGAACCGCATACCGTCCTGAAACCCGAGATGCTGGAGAAAGTGGCGAAAGCCATGAACTACGTCTCGGTGGAAGACCTGTACGCGGCGATCGGGGGCGGTCAGGCCGCAGCGCAGACCGTCGTGAATCGCCTCCGCGACCAGATTCCCGTCAACGAAGACAAGATATTCATCGGCAAGGCATCCGAAGCCCGTCTGGACATCACGGCCGGCGGCGTGGACGAAGTGCTCATTTCAAGGGCGAGGTGCTGTTCTCCGCTTCCCGGCGAAGACGTCGTGGGCTACGTGACGCAGGGCCGCGGCGTGATGCTCCACATCCGAACGTGCAAGAACCTCATCTCACTCACGGAGAAGAGCCCTGAGCGCGTAACCGAGATCTCGTGGCGCGGGAGCGCCGGGGAGCGGTATCCCGTACCGGTACGAATCGACGCCTTTGACCGCGTGGGCCTCCTTCAGGACATCAGCAGCATCTTCAGCGCCAACAACACCAATATCCGGGAGGCCAGCATCAAATCGCGCGCCAATCACCGGGCAGTCCTGGAATTGCAGCCGGACGTGGAAAGTGCGCAGCAACTGGAGTCTCTGCTGGCCAACGTGCGCAAACTGGGAGACGTTCTGGATGTGTACCGGATAACGAGCGCCGCCGACGCGCCGCCGGATACCGCCCAGCTTCCCCTGTCGTCCCAGCGCCCCGCATGA
- the dtd gene encoding D-aminoacyl-tRNA deacylase yields MRALVQRVSEAHVIVDGETVGEISHGLLILLGIGEGDTAELAAKMAAKCANLRILEDEQGKMNRSLLDSGGRALVVSQFTLYADCRKGRRPSFTGSAGPEEGERLYDSFCGALRELGIGVETGVFRAHMDVQLHNDGPVTIWLDSDEIC; encoded by the coding sequence ATGAGAGCCTTGGTACAGCGTGTGAGTGAAGCCCATGTCATCGTCGATGGCGAGACCGTCGGCGAGATATCCCACGGCCTGCTCATTCTTCTGGGCATCGGCGAGGGCGATACCGCGGAACTGGCGGCGAAGATGGCGGCGAAGTGCGCCAACCTGAGGATCCTTGAGGACGAGCAGGGGAAGATGAACCGCAGCCTCCTTGATTCCGGGGGCAGGGCGCTGGTGGTGAGCCAGTTCACCCTGTATGCCGACTGCCGCAAGGGGCGCCGCCCCAGTTTCACCGGCAGCGCGGGCCCGGAGGAGGGGGAGCGTCTGTACGACAGCTTCTGCGGCGCACTCCGCGAGCTCGGCATCGGCGTTGAGACGGGCGTCTTCCGCGCGCACATGGACGTCCAGCTTCATAACGACGGCCCGGTGACGATCTGGCTGGATAGCGATGAGATATGCTAG
- a CDS encoding LamG-like jellyroll fold domain-containing protein, which translates to MTKPLALCAGLLATLALFPYREARAVQWNSLKAGNPVLPGYFADPCCRKFGDTYYLYVTPDGWDVGKGPFCIWTSKDFVNWTSHKSLGVNPGTFWPATDFKWAPSVVKHNGKYYMYTQTPCMVWGAVGDTPLGPWKSLSPEGKPMIPDQTPKGSIVLDGEAFIDDDGQVYIWYSTWWTPTVAKLKSDMCTIDGTPIQYFRNPNNPNPYGTIQGCMEAPYMFKRNGTYYLMYSNNYCQNSTYRVEYSTSTSPLGPFAYGRNNPILETNEDDTVDGPGHHTILEDGGKIYIIYHRHDNPHDPDGSHRQTAADELHFNADGSIAKVVPSHAGIGYLAPSTKRDTDISLGKPATASSSAGAEFAPRYVTDENNGTLWKASEYKFPQWVRVDLGSPRKFARVETEFQYAQIGYQYILESSIDGKVWKRFADRSKNTSWGPMIDRAGVTGRYIRITILGDNNTPRPDPRIGIWNLKVYDGIEKPNQPPVVEAGPGKSGTSAFPTLALEGIVYDDGLPAGPVTTVWTKVSGPGTVTFRNADRRETYATFSSPGKYTLKLTASDGKLASSDTVTYTINPPGQELVRYRLDEPGGNVAVDVSGNAQDGYLQNKATRRSGVTGMALTLDGIGDYMTIPPLGRPGNLTIAAWVKPDSLSSLSAIVSANSEGRTARNGSPRLMLNGNGQFQFSVSGCIPVDQTSQFAFTDKTLGRWTHIAVVYARSAKTVTFYVDGKPDSTHTYSDTQPIDLSVGLRAGAASNGLYFDGKIDDLAIFSTPISPRAVRDIIGGGRWTTIADALRAADGRKVTLKAKAVTYAPRDASGHRTTGFFQIAEPDSTATLRVVDGSAGQDRADTESGVTVSGTMRTDAETGERYLALSKPPEIESCSHVSTLDVRSSSIEGNRALAGRMVAFEAKVISVASDAGSLVTADGTNVVSEIGPIDLVSRGNTVHIVGVVGRAGTKAAGAGTVVLLRDISVIDPPVPPVTNGLVARYKFDESAGAAVSDASGKGNAATLGGGATWASGKMGNGVNLDGRGGHITLPVGIMKDVSDFTICAWVKQDARPMFSRIFDFGSGTDKYMFLCNLGEGGIRYAITSNGNAGGGEKVCETDQPLPLGAWKYVAVTQAGDTVSLYIDGKQVARTAGITLKPSDLGATDRNWIGRSQYNDPTLDGKVDDFRIYNRALTDSEISQISKGY; encoded by the coding sequence GTGACGAAACCACTGGCGCTGTGTGCAGGACTGCTGGCGACCCTGGCGCTCTTTCCCTACCGCGAGGCCCGGGCGGTTCAATGGAACAGCCTGAAAGCCGGCAACCCGGTGCTTCCGGGGTATTTTGCCGACCCGTGCTGCCGCAAGTTCGGCGACACCTATTACCTCTATGTCACGCCGGACGGCTGGGATGTCGGGAAGGGTCCGTTCTGCATCTGGACAAGCAAGGATTTCGTCAACTGGACCTCGCATAAGTCACTCGGAGTGAATCCGGGCACCTTCTGGCCGGCGACGGATTTCAAGTGGGCGCCGTCCGTGGTGAAACACAACGGCAAGTACTACATGTACACCCAGACCCCCTGCATGGTGTGGGGGGCCGTCGGGGACACTCCACTCGGCCCGTGGAAGAGCCTGTCTCCCGAAGGCAAGCCGATGATCCCGGACCAGACCCCCAAGGGATCGATCGTTCTGGACGGTGAAGCCTTCATCGACGACGACGGTCAGGTGTACATCTGGTACAGTACCTGGTGGACCCCCACCGTCGCGAAGCTCAAGAGCGATATGTGCACCATCGACGGCACACCCATCCAGTACTTCAGGAACCCCAACAACCCGAACCCGTACGGCACCATCCAGGGCTGTATGGAAGCGCCGTATATGTTCAAGCGCAACGGCACGTACTACCTGATGTATTCGAACAATTACTGCCAGAACTCCACCTACCGCGTGGAATACAGCACGTCCACTTCGCCTCTTGGCCCGTTCGCCTATGGCAGGAACAACCCCATACTTGAGACGAATGAGGACGATACAGTCGACGGCCCGGGGCACCACACCATTCTGGAAGATGGCGGCAAGATATACATCATCTATCACCGGCACGACAACCCGCACGATCCCGACGGATCGCACCGGCAGACGGCCGCGGATGAACTGCATTTCAATGCGGATGGGTCCATCGCGAAGGTGGTCCCATCCCACGCGGGCATCGGCTACCTTGCCCCTTCCACCAAGCGAGATACCGACATTTCGCTAGGAAAGCCCGCCACGGCGTCCTCATCCGCCGGCGCCGAATTCGCGCCCAGGTATGTGACAGACGAGAACAACGGCACCCTTTGGAAGGCGAGCGAGTACAAGTTCCCGCAATGGGTGCGGGTGGACCTTGGTTCGCCGCGCAAGTTCGCGCGCGTGGAGACCGAGTTCCAGTATGCGCAGATAGGCTACCAGTACATCCTCGAGTCGTCCATCGACGGCAAGGTGTGGAAGCGGTTCGCGGACCGGAGTAAAAATACGTCCTGGGGCCCGATGATCGACAGAGCAGGCGTCACCGGGAGGTACATCCGGATCACCATACTCGGGGACAATAACACGCCCCGGCCCGACCCGCGCATCGGCATCTGGAACCTGAAGGTCTATGACGGCATCGAGAAGCCCAACCAGCCCCCCGTGGTGGAAGCGGGACCAGGCAAATCCGGTACCTCAGCCTTTCCCACGCTCGCGCTCGAGGGCATCGTGTACGACGATGGACTGCCCGCCGGGCCCGTGACGACCGTTTGGACCAAGGTAAGCGGGCCCGGAACCGTCACGTTCCGCAATGCGGACAGGCGCGAAACGTACGCCACGTTTTCGTCACCGGGGAAGTACACGCTGAAACTGACGGCGAGTGACGGGAAGCTCGCCTCCTCGGACACGGTCACATACACCATCAATCCTCCGGGGCAAGAGCTAGTGAGGTATCGGTTGGACGAGCCGGGCGGGAACGTGGCGGTCGATGTTTCGGGCAATGCGCAGGACGGCTACCTGCAGAACAAGGCGACGCGTCGCAGCGGAGTGACCGGGATGGCCCTTACACTCGACGGCATCGGCGACTACATGACGATTCCACCGCTTGGCCGGCCGGGCAATCTCACGATAGCCGCGTGGGTGAAGCCGGATTCGCTGTCCAGCCTCAGCGCCATCGTGAGCGCGAACTCGGAGGGCAGAACGGCACGGAACGGTTCGCCCCGTCTCATGCTCAACGGAAACGGCCAGTTTCAGTTTTCCGTCAGTGGCTGCATCCCCGTGGACCAGACATCGCAATTTGCGTTCACGGACAAGACCCTCGGAAGGTGGACGCATATAGCCGTTGTGTATGCACGCTCCGCGAAAACGGTGACGTTCTACGTAGACGGAAAACCCGATTCCACTCACACGTACAGCGATACGCAGCCCATTGACCTTTCGGTGGGATTGCGCGCGGGCGCGGCGAGCAACGGGTTGTATTTCGACGGCAAGATAGACGATCTGGCCATTTTCAGCACGCCCATCAGCCCGCGGGCGGTGCGCGATATCATCGGCGGCGGGCGATGGACGACAATCGCTGACGCGCTCCGTGCTGCCGATGGGCGGAAGGTTACGCTCAAGGCAAAAGCCGTGACCTACGCGCCGAGGGACGCGTCCGGTCATCGTACCACGGGGTTTTTCCAGATCGCGGAGCCGGACAGCACCGCTACGCTGCGCGTAGTGGACGGATCGGCCGGACAGGATCGGGCGGACACGGAGAGCGGCGTGACCGTATCCGGGACGATGCGCACCGACGCAGAAACGGGCGAGCGCTATCTGGCGCTCAGCAAGCCCCCCGAGATTGAGTCGTGTTCCCATGTCTCCACGCTGGATGTGCGATCCTCGTCAATCGAGGGCAACCGCGCGCTGGCCGGCAGGATGGTCGCTTTCGAGGCGAAGGTGATATCCGTCGCCTCGGACGCCGGCTCCCTGGTCACCGCGGACGGCACGAATGTTGTGTCGGAAATTGGTCCGATTGATCTCGTGAGTAGAGGCAACACGGTGCACATCGTCGGCGTTGTGGGCAGGGCCGGCACAAAGGCGGCCGGCGCCGGGACAGTGGTCCTGCTGCGCGACATCAGCGTCATCGATCCGCCGGTTCCGCCTGTGACCAATGGGCTCGTGGCACGCTACAAGTTCGATGAAAGCGCCGGGGCAGCCGTGTCCGATGCGTCGGGCAAAGGCAATGCCGCCACGTTGGGCGGCGGCGCTACGTGGGCGTCGGGCAAGATGGGGAATGGCGTGAATCTGGACGGGCGGGGCGGCCACATCACCCTTCCCGTGGGCATTATGAAGGACGTCAGCGACTTCACTATCTGCGCATGGGTCAAGCAGGACGCCAGGCCGATGTTCTCCCGAATCTTCGATTTCGGATCCGGCACCGACAAATACATGTTCCTGTGCAATCTGGGCGAAGGCGGCATACGGTACGCCATAACGTCTAACGGCAACGCGGGTGGTGGCGAGAAGGTATGCGAGACCGACCAACCTCTCCCCCTCGGAGCCTGGAAGTATGTGGCGGTCACGCAGGCCGGCGATACCGTGAGCCTCTACATCGACGGGAAACAGGTGGCCAGGACCGCGGGCATCACGCTGAAGCCGTCGGACCTGGGCGCCACCGACCGGAACTGGATCGGCCGGTCGCAATACAACGACCCCACGCTGGACGGCAAGGTGGATGATTTCCGCATCTACAACAGGGCTCTCACAGACAGCGAGATAAGTCAGATATCCAAGGGTTACTGA
- a CDS encoding dihydroorotate dehydrogenase has product MTVERTSNPMAVRIGPLELANPVMTASGTFGFGLEYADFVDLNRLGAMVTKATTLQPRLGNSPPRTVETPAGMLNAIGLQNDGVESFLNEKLPKLAAYSVPVIVNIAGTSIEDYATLAGMLDVDGVAGIEMNISCPNVGHSGVEFCMEPGATERVVAAVRARTAKCVICKLSPAVTDITVIARAAEQGGADAVSVINTLAGMVIDVEKRRPVLANGTGGLSGPAIRPVAVRMCWQVAKSVSIPVIGIGGIQTSEDALQFLIAGASAVQVGTASFVNPGSSIDVLTGIDAYRVRHGFESIGEIVGSLTMRENRR; this is encoded by the coding sequence ATGACTGTAGAGCGCACAAGCAACCCGATGGCTGTCCGCATCGGGCCCCTGGAACTCGCCAACCCCGTGATGACGGCGTCCGGCACGTTCGGATTCGGCCTCGAGTACGCTGATTTTGTGGATCTGAACCGGCTCGGCGCCATGGTGACCAAGGCGACGACACTTCAACCGAGGCTTGGGAACTCCCCACCGCGCACGGTTGAGACGCCCGCGGGGATGCTGAACGCGATCGGCCTCCAGAACGACGGTGTTGAATCGTTCCTGAACGAGAAACTGCCCAAACTGGCCGCGTATTCCGTTCCCGTCATCGTGAACATCGCCGGTACCAGCATCGAGGATTATGCCACGCTGGCGGGTATGCTGGATGTGGATGGCGTTGCCGGGATTGAGATGAATATCTCGTGCCCCAATGTGGGGCATTCGGGCGTGGAGTTCTGCATGGAGCCCGGGGCCACCGAGCGGGTGGTCGCTGCCGTGCGGGCGCGTACGGCAAAATGCGTCATCTGTAAGTTGAGCCCCGCGGTAACCGACATCACCGTCATCGCCCGGGCGGCGGAGCAGGGCGGCGCGGACGCGGTGAGCGTCATCAACACGCTGGCGGGAATGGTGATCGATGTGGAGAAACGCCGCCCGGTTCTGGCAAACGGCACCGGCGGCCTGAGCGGACCGGCGATTCGGCCGGTGGCCGTGCGCATGTGCTGGCAGGTCGCCAAATCGGTTTCGATCCCGGTGATCGGCATCGGCGGCATCCAGACATCGGAGGACGCGCTACAGTTCCTGATCGCCGGGGCGAGCGCCGTCCAGGTCGGCACCGCGAGTTTTGTGAACCCCGGGTCGAGCATCGATGTCCTGACGGGCATCGATGCGTATCGCGTCCGGCATGGGTTCGAGAGTATCGGCGAGATTGTGGGCTCGCTCACGATGAGGGAGAATCGAAGATGA
- a CDS encoding ATP-binding protein — translation MRVTDQVNPVYSRLNELLDGVPGFVWEYKGCPGAPGGHLAYVSPGVRDIFGDTRFTPASALSRIIASVHPADVLLVRSKIIEVFHSGQKGGVRIRCLRGDGAIVWLDVRMAAVVDVTRRSVGLHGMAVDVTEQRRIEDALRQRENEFRNLAENAPDEIVRFDRDARHIYANPAVCEGARMTREAIIGKTHTELGLPSGHAEEWESWVRQVLASGLERVETFEPLAGRGRKCLHARIIPERNESGEIESVLAIVRDISDQHRAKEIEAFLARAGERLSATLDYEGTLETVTDLAVPLIADICAVDLIDADGIVRRVAEHGIDPEAAARARELAGEAPFDAEAEINVPLTVRTGETLLVSDVNDEWLESVSAGRRLTLVLKTLGIRSLLTTPLSARGKLIGSMTFAMTTSGRRLSQVDVVLAEVFSNRCGQAIDNASLFRQVEQLNRHKDEFIAMLGHELRNPLAAISNAVSAVQSRYTLADGPFRDTQAEIMRQIGLMARLVDDLLDATRITHGQIHLRRERMDAGEAVLLAVSSLEGQAAAKGQRVDLDIPESGLPISADPVRIQQICTNLLQNAIRYTPPGGRIRVVADRTGNSITLRFADDGQGMDADLVPHVFDLLVQGTPNLDRKEAGLGIGLTLVKRLVEMHGGSVEAHSDGPGKGSVFVVSLPVDAEVGASYPGMPLAKTSASRRLSSILVVDDNAFAARMMAEVLRSLGHQVQVAGDGEAAIELAVQSTPDVALMDIGLPGMDGYEVARRLRAEPSCRDMRLIALTGYGGQDDRQRSMAAGFDEHLVKPLDFDVLDSLLASIPEGRGR, via the coding sequence ATGCGCGTCACCGACCAGGTAAATCCGGTTTACAGCAGGCTGAACGAACTGCTGGACGGCGTTCCCGGGTTTGTCTGGGAATACAAGGGCTGCCCGGGCGCTCCGGGCGGGCATCTGGCTTACGTCAGTCCCGGCGTCAGGGACATCTTCGGCGATACCCGGTTTACCCCCGCCTCGGCCCTTTCCAGGATCATCGCCAGCGTACACCCGGCGGACGTGCTGCTGGTGCGGAGCAAGATCATTGAGGTGTTCCACTCCGGGCAAAAGGGCGGCGTTCGGATACGCTGCCTTCGCGGCGACGGCGCAATCGTCTGGCTTGACGTCCGGATGGCGGCCGTCGTGGACGTTACACGAAGATCCGTCGGGCTCCACGGGATGGCGGTGGACGTCACCGAACAGCGGCGCATCGAAGATGCTCTCCGCCAGCGTGAGAACGAATTCCGGAACCTCGCAGAAAATGCGCCGGACGAGATCGTCCGATTTGACCGGGACGCGCGGCACATTTATGCCAATCCCGCTGTGTGTGAAGGCGCCCGCATGACGCGCGAGGCGATCATAGGCAAGACACACACGGAATTGGGGCTCCCGTCCGGGCACGCGGAGGAATGGGAGTCCTGGGTGCGGCAGGTACTCGCGAGCGGCCTTGAGCGTGTCGAGACCTTCGAACCATTAGCAGGGCGGGGCCGCAAATGCCTGCACGCGAGGATCATCCCGGAGCGGAACGAATCGGGTGAGATTGAATCCGTGCTCGCAATCGTCCGAGATATCTCGGACCAACACCGCGCGAAGGAGATCGAGGCGTTCCTTGCCCGGGCAGGGGAACGGTTATCGGCCACTCTGGACTACGAGGGAACGCTGGAGACCGTGACCGACCTAGCGGTCCCCTTGATTGCCGACATATGCGCCGTAGACCTGATCGACGCGGATGGCATTGTCCGGCGCGTCGCGGAGCATGGCATCGATCCGGAGGCCGCTGCCCGCGCGAGGGAGCTGGCGGGCGAGGCCCCGTTCGATGCCGAGGCGGAAATCAACGTCCCGCTGACCGTTCGCACCGGGGAGACCCTTCTCGTTTCAGACGTGAACGACGAGTGGCTCGAATCCGTCAGCGCCGGGCGCCGCCTGACGCTTGTGCTGAAGACCCTCGGGATTCGATCGCTGCTGACCACCCCCCTATCGGCGCGAGGAAAGCTCATCGGGTCCATGACGTTCGCGATGACAACATCCGGGCGTCGTTTGAGCCAGGTCGACGTGGTGCTGGCCGAGGTATTCTCAAATCGTTGCGGGCAGGCCATCGACAACGCCAGTCTGTTCCGGCAGGTGGAGCAATTGAACCGTCACAAAGATGAGTTCATCGCGATGCTGGGCCATGAACTACGGAATCCTCTGGCCGCCATATCGAATGCGGTCTCGGCGGTTCAGAGCCGCTACACGTTGGCCGACGGCCCATTTCGCGACACCCAGGCCGAGATCATGCGCCAGATCGGCCTGATGGCCCGCCTCGTGGATGATCTTCTCGATGCGACGCGCATCACTCACGGACAGATTCACTTGCGAAGGGAGCGCATGGACGCCGGGGAAGCCGTTCTCCTCGCTGTGTCATCGCTGGAAGGCCAGGCCGCCGCGAAGGGGCAGCGCGTGGACCTGGATATCCCTGAATCGGGACTCCCGATCTCGGCGGACCCTGTTCGAATTCAGCAGATATGCACCAACCTCCTGCAGAATGCGATCCGGTACACCCCTCCGGGAGGCCGCATCAGGGTTGTCGCCGATCGGACCGGGAACAGCATCACTTTGCGGTTCGCCGATGATGGACAGGGCATGGACGCGGATCTCGTTCCGCACGTCTTCGACCTTCTCGTTCAGGGCACGCCCAACCTTGACCGGAAAGAGGCCGGACTGGGGATCGGGCTGACGCTGGTCAAAAGGCTGGTGGAGATGCACGGGGGGAGCGTTGAGGCGCATAGCGACGGGCCGGGGAAGGGGAGCGTCTTCGTCGTCAGCCTTCCGGTGGACGCTGAGGTCGGCGCGTCTTACCCCGGGATGCCGCTTGCGAAGACGTCTGCGTCGCGGCGCCTCTCGTCCATTCTCGTCGTCGATGACAACGCCTTTGCCGCCCGGATGATGGCGGAAGTCCTGCGGTCTCTTGGTCATCAGGTCCAGGTTGCCGGAGACGGCGAGGCGGCGATCGAGCTTGCGGTTCAATCTACCCCGGACGTGGCATTGATGGACATCGGGTTGCCGGGGATGGATGGGTACGAGGTGGCGAGACGCCTGCGGGCTGAACCGTCGTGCCGGGACATGCGCCTGATCGCCCTGACGGGGTACGGCGGGCAGGACGACCGGCAGCGGTCGATGGCGGCCGGCTTCGACGAACACCTGGTGAAACCGCTCGACTTCGATGTGCTCGATTCGCTGCTTGCTTCAATTCCGGAAGGACGTGGACGATGA